In Henriciella litoralis, the genomic window TCGGCGGCAAGGTGTAGAGCGCGGTGACGGTGAAAAAGCCTGCCCAGCCGATCGATTCAGACAGTGGGCCTGATGTCGTCGTCGCGACAAGCTTGCAGAAGAAGGAATAGGCCGAGCTGAGCAGGGCATACTGCGTCGCGGCAAACTTCCGGTCGGCCAGAGATGACATGTAAGCGATGAATACAGAGCCAACGAAGCCTGCGGCCAGATTGTCGGCAACGATGACGCCCATCAAAGCCCAGACGCTGGGCGTAATGACTTCAGCGCCAGGTGGCGGTGCCACGCCTTCGGAGACCGCGCGGGCGACGATATCAAGGTCTGGGCCTGCCATGATCGCCAGCGCGGCGAAGGCGCCATTGGTCAGCAATGTCACGATACCGCCCGCAATCAGCGCGGGCATGAGGCTATAGCGTACGGCTGCGAAGCCACCGACAAATCCACCAACGATAATCGGCCAAGGCCCGAGAATGCCCTGGATCCAGCCGACTGTCTCACGCGTGTAGCCAAGATCGACATAGAAGGGGCTCGCCATGACGCCCATTGTGAAATCGCTGATCCGGTAAAGGGTCACGATGCCGGCCACGGGGAAAATCCAGATCCCGAATTTGCGAACAAGCTGCCAGAAAGGTTCGATGACGGCGTCGCGCATCTTTCCGGCGAAGGATTTGCCTTCTTCGACAAGGCGCTCGGTGCGTGCCGGTTCGGACACGAAGATGATGACGATGGCGCCAATGGTCAGCATGACCACGGCCATCAGGGCATAGGCGAAATGCCAGCTGGTCGAGCCGGCAATGACCATGCCGAAGCCGGAAAACATGATCGCGAAGCGGTAACCGAGATTATAGACGGCGGCCATGTTGGCCTGCTCGTCATTCGGGGCCGACTCAATCCGCCAGGCATCGACGGCAATGTCCAGCGTTGCGCCGGAAAAGGCGAGAACCAGGGCGCCGATGACCGTCGGCATGATGGCGACGGCCGGGTCAGATGAAGAAATCAGGAAGAGGCCGATCGATGTGCCCGCTATGGCGAGGATCATCCAGCTGCGCCGCTGGCCGAGAAGCTTGCCGAGCACCGGAATGCCGATCCGGTCAACGGCAGGCGCCCAGAGGAATTTCAGCGAATAGGCAAAAGAGACGGCATAGAGGCCGCCAATCGAGGCGCGGTCGATGCCGGATTCCCGCAGCCAGAAAGACAGCTTCGAGAACACCATCATCAAGGGGAGGCCAGAGGCAAAGCCCAGAAACAGCATGAAGACCATGGTTGGCTTCATGTATTTGCGGAACGCTGTGGCGAGCGTTTCTTTTCTGTCTTTACCGTCGGCGGCTGCGCTCATGCAGCGCCCTGCTCGCGTCCTGTCCAGTTGGTCGCCAGGCGGCGGAGGGCTTCGGCGTCCAGTGGTTTGGCGGCGACGCCATTGGCCCCGGCCGCGCGGGCGCGGCGCTCGATTTCAGGATTGATCTCAGCAGAGATGGCGATGATGGGCATGGTCTTTCCGGCCTTCCGAAGCGCTTTCATAGCGTCATAACCATCCATGATTGGCATTCGCAAGTCCATCAAAATCAGGACCGGGTCAATGCTGTTTGCAACGTCTATGGCCTCGCGGCCCGTTGATGTCACAGTGACCGAGAAGCCAGCCGATTCCAAGGCGCGGCGTGCAATCAATGTGTTCACCGGATTATCATCGGCGATGAGAACGCGCCCGCCTGCCGGTTCGCGATCCGCTTCCTCGCTGGCCTTGTCGCCCTTGATGGCAAGAGAGGCACGCTCAACAAGCGACGTGTCCCGCAACGGCCGGGTGAGCCAGCCGGACGCGCCCATATCGTGGAAGCGGTTCATCAGGCCGCGGTCTTCGGGCCGCATGACGACAAGCACAGGCGCAATTTTGGTCATCGCGCGCAAGGAGCGTTCTGGCATTTCGGCGGCGACGAGGATCACATTTGGATGATCCTCACGGGCCGACTGGGCGGTATCGACCAGCATGACTTCAGCGCCTTCGGCGGCAAGTGAGCCCCAGGCAGAGAGCGCGGTGGACGGCGGTAGACCGGCCAGGGCAACGCGTTTGCCATGCAGGCTGCCCTCTGACGGCGTCATGGCCGGTTGCGGGCAATCGACCGGCACAGACACCGCAAAGCAGGCGCCGAGGCCAGGGTCGCTGCAAAGCGAAGCAAACCCGCCCATAGCTTCAGACAGGCGTTTGACGATGGCGAGGCCGAGGCCGACGCCGCCATCTTTCAGCGCGTCGCCTGCAGAGGTCTGACGGAAGGCTTCAAAGAGGCGTTCCTGATCACCGGGCGCGATGCCGGGGCCAGTGTCGCGGACCTTGAAGACAAGATTGCCGCTGGCATAGGAAATATCGACGAGAACGCCGCCCGTTTCAGTGAATTTGAGGGCATTGCCGACGAGATTGAACAGGATCTGGCGCAGCTTGCCGGCGTCAGCCGTGATGCGCGGGGGCATGCCGGGACGGGTGAGGACGGCGAGGTCCAGTCCGTTGCTATGCGCCCGCGGCGAGAGCAACTCTGTCACTTCGCGGGCGAGGTCTGCGACGCGGAAGGTCTCCAGCTCGATCTCGCTCGTGCCGCTGTCGAGGCGGGCATAGTCGAGAATATTGTTCAGAAGATCGAGCAGGCGCGAGCCGGAGGAACGGATCGCTTCGGCATATTCTTTCTGCGACGGGTCCAGCGGCGTTTCCAGCAAAAGGGACACTGTGCCGAGGATGCCGTTAAGCGGTGTGCGGATTTCATGGCTGGTCGTGGCCAGGAAAGCCTGTTCGGGCGAGAGATTTCCGGTCGTATCGTTCATGGCCTAAGGCATAGGCGAAAAACTTGGAGATCGATTTAACCATACCGCCCCCAAGTCGCGGCTTTGCCTTAACTAATGAGCAAGATTTTGGCGCGCGCTTTGACCGACCGGCTGGTCATCCGGGGCGCGGCGGCGATAGCTCAACGCTTCGGCCACATGAACACGGCGGACACTGTCGACCCCATCAAGGTCTGCGATGGTGCGGGCGACTTTCAGCACGCGGTGATAGGCGCGCGCCGAGAGGGCGAGCTTCGCCGCTGCATCCGCCAGGAGCGCCGACGCCTTGTCATCGGGCGCGGCAATCTCGGCAATGTCGCGGGCGGGCGCATCAGCATTGATGCGGCGCCGGCCATTGAGCGCAGCTTCATCATAGCGCGCTGCCTGCATGGCGCGGGCCGCACTGACGCGTTCGGCTGCTTCAGCGGTGCCCTCGGCGGGGGCGGGCAGGGACAGATCCATGGCGGTGACGGGCGGGGTGTCGAAGAAGAGGTCAATCCGGTCAAAGAACGGGCCTGAGATGCGGGCCTGATAGGTTCGGGCGCAGTTTGGCCCACGCCGGCATGCGCTGTCGCCCGGACCGCCGCCGCAGCGACACGGGTTCATCGCAGCGACGAGCTGAAACCGCGCCGGATAGCGCACATGCCGATTGGCGCGGGAGATGACGACGGCGCCGTCTTCGAGCGGTTGGCGTAGGCTATCGAGCACCTGCGCCGGGAATTCGGGCAACTCATCCAAAAAAAGCACGCCGTGATGGGCGAGCGAGACTTCGCCCGGCCGGGCCTTGATGCCGCCGCCAACGAGCGCGGCCATGGAGGCGGAATGGTGGGGGGCGCGAAACGGGCGCTGGCGCGAAAGCTGACCGCGTTCGAGGAGCCCAGCCACAGACTGGATCTGTGAGGCTTCAAGGAGTTCAGTGGCCGATAAAGGCGGTAACAGGCCGGGGAGCCTTTGGGCCAGCATCGATTTGCCTGAGCCGGGCGGCCCGCAGAAAAGAAGGTTGTGACCACCAGCTGCTGCGATCTCCAGAACGCGTTTGGCGCCGTCCTGTCCTTTGACATCCCTCAAATCTGCCATGGCAGACGGCGCGGCAAGCTCTCCGGCGACAGGCGGGGTGAGACTGGCGCGGCCCGCAAAATGGTTGATCATGGCAATGAGGCTGGGCGCGGCCAGCGTGCCTTCGCCCGCCCAGGCCGCCTCCGGCCCGCAAATATCAGGGCAGATAAGGCGTAGATCGAGCGCCTGCGCAGCCATGGCGGCGGGCAGCACACCGAGCGTGCTGCCAAGTGAGCCATCGAGCGACAGCTCACCAATCGCGGCATGCCCATCCAGCGCATCGGGCGCGACCACGCCCATGGCGGCGAGAAGACCGAGCGCGATGGGAAGGTCGTAATGACTACCCTCCTTGGGAAGGTCAGCTGGCGCCAGATTGACGGTGATATGTTTGGGAGGAAGCGCAAGGCCAATCGCGGCGAAGGCTGCGCGAACCCGCTCGCGGCTTTCGCCAACGGCCTTGTCCGGCAGGCCGACAATGGTGAAGTATGGATTGCCCGAGGTGATCTGCACCTGCACATCGACAGGCTTGGCCTCGATGCCCTCGAACGCGAATGTCATGATACGGCAGACCATTTGCCCGACCCTTCTGCTGGCTAAGGCCTAGCATAAGCGTTGGAACAAATAAAGAACAAATTTCTACCGGTGATTCAGTCTGCGATGGCCTAGTCGAGACGGATGATATCGTCTTCGTCCGGGTCGCTATCGATCTCGACTGCAGCGTCGGCTGCCCCATCGA contains:
- a CDS encoding ATP-binding protein yields the protein MNDTTGNLSPEQAFLATTSHEIRTPLNGILGTVSLLLETPLDPSQKEYAEAIRSSGSRLLDLLNNILDYARLDSGTSEIELETFRVADLAREVTELLSPRAHSNGLDLAVLTRPGMPPRITADAGKLRQILFNLVGNALKFTETGGVLVDISYASGNLVFKVRDTGPGIAPGDQERLFEAFRQTSAGDALKDGGVGLGLAIVKRLSEAMGGFASLCSDPGLGACFAVSVPVDCPQPAMTPSEGSLHGKRVALAGLPPSTALSAWGSLAAEGAEVMLVDTAQSAREDHPNVILVAAEMPERSLRAMTKIAPVLVVMRPEDRGLMNRFHDMGASGWLTRPLRDTSLVERASLAIKGDKASEEADREPAGGRVLIADDNPVNTLIARRALESAGFSVTVTSTGREAIDVANSIDPVLILMDLRMPIMDGYDAMKALRKAGKTMPIIAISAEINPEIERRARAAGANGVAAKPLDAEALRRLATNWTGREQGAA
- a CDS encoding YifB family Mg chelatase-like AAA ATPase, with the translated sequence MVCRIMTFAFEGIEAKPVDVQVQITSGNPYFTIVGLPDKAVGESRERVRAAFAAIGLALPPKHITVNLAPADLPKEGSHYDLPIALGLLAAMGVVAPDALDGHAAIGELSLDGSLGSTLGVLPAAMAAQALDLRLICPDICGPEAAWAGEGTLAAPSLIAMINHFAGRASLTPPVAGELAAPSAMADLRDVKGQDGAKRVLEIAAAGGHNLLFCGPPGSGKSMLAQRLPGLLPPLSATELLEASQIQSVAGLLERGQLSRQRPFRAPHHSASMAALVGGGIKARPGEVSLAHHGVLFLDELPEFPAQVLDSLRQPLEDGAVVISRANRHVRYPARFQLVAAMNPCRCGGGPGDSACRRGPNCARTYQARISGPFFDRIDLFFDTPPVTAMDLSLPAPAEGTAEAAERVSAARAMQAARYDEAALNGRRRINADAPARDIAEIAAPDDKASALLADAAAKLALSARAYHRVLKVARTIADLDGVDSVRRVHVAEALSYRRRAPDDQPVGQSARQNLAH
- a CDS encoding AmpG family muropeptide MFS transporter, whose product is MSAAADGKDRKETLATAFRKYMKPTMVFMLFLGFASGLPLMMVFSKLSFWLRESGIDRASIGGLYAVSFAYSLKFLWAPAVDRIGIPVLGKLLGQRRSWMILAIAGTSIGLFLISSSDPAVAIMPTVIGALVLAFSGATLDIAVDAWRIESAPNDEQANMAAVYNLGYRFAIMFSGFGMVIAGSTSWHFAYALMAVVMLTIGAIVIIFVSEPARTERLVEEGKSFAGKMRDAVIEPFWQLVRKFGIWIFPVAGIVTLYRISDFTMGVMASPFYVDLGYTRETVGWIQGILGPWPIIVGGFVGGFAAVRYSLMPALIAGGIVTLLTNGAFAALAIMAGPDLDIVARAVSEGVAPPPGAEVITPSVWALMGVIVADNLAAGFVGSVFIAYMSSLADRKFAATQYALLSSAYSFFCKLVATTTSGPLSESIGWAGFFTVTALYTLPPIALIVFVMKYGPDRARGIRIDGDDDLPDEKPPAPEGPAVSKN